The DNA window TCTATCTTGCCAGCAGGGAGTACAACGAGCTGATAAACCATCAGGCGGATGCGCTTGCGCCGGTCAAGAAATACTCCTATACCGAAAAATACCTGCACGACCCCGCTTTCCCAGAGGAAGACTTCAACGCGGTATGGCGGGATGCGATGAACTACGCGGTGCCGGACGAAATCAGTCCCTTCGTGAACGGACAGGCGGTGCAACGCATCCTGAACAAGCAGCTGGACCTTGTCAAGAGCAACCAGAAGTCGGCAGCAGACGCCCTGCGCACCGCCGCCCGCCAGATTAACGAGGAAATCCAGAAGACACTCCAGCGTGACCCCGAGCTGCGCCGTCGCTACGAGGCACTGGTGAAAGGGAAAGAGAAGGAACCTTCGTCATTCGCTGCCAGTGGGCGTTCTCCGCAGGCGGTAACGACCGGACTCGAGGGTAACAAAAGTATTAGATAGTTGCTCTGTGGCGTATTTGGAAAGAAAGCGGGCAAGCTGAAGATGGATATCGCTTATCGTTTCAGGTGTTATCCTGAGCAGTATGACTCCAGCGTGTGGTCTGCGCTGCGCGAAAACGAGCTGCCCAAAGCCCTTGTCGCGGGTAATCAGGATTCGACCTGTTCGCTCGGCGTATGCTAAGAGTTCCGCGTCCGTAGCGGCGGAAAGACCAGCGTCGCGTGCCCGTACCACATCGTGCCCCCACTCCAGAAGCTGACGCACGGTTTTCTCGTAGACGTCCTGGTCGGTCAGGAAACGGAAGATAGCGGTTCGGCTGTCACCTCCTCCGCCTTGATGACCTGCACGGCGTACTCCACGCATTTGCTGACATCCTCCACGCTGAGTTCGGGGTAATAGTCTTGGACGATTT is part of the Bacillota bacterium genome and encodes:
- a CDS encoding DUF433 domain-containing protein, producing the protein MARRIVVDPTVHFGQPCIEGTRIPVYAVLELVRAGIPFSEIVQDYYPELSVEDVSKCVEYAVQVIKAEEVTAEPLSSVS
- a CDS encoding DUF5615 family PIN-like protein is translated as MRGVRRAGHQGGGGDSRTAIFRFLTDQDVYEKTVRQLLEWGHDVVRARDAGLSAATDAELLAYAERTGRILITRDKGFGQLVFAQRRPHAGVILLRITPETISDIHLQLARFLSKYATEQLSNTFVTLESGRYRLRRTPTGSE